Proteins co-encoded in one Candidatus Nitrosocosmicus arcticus genomic window:
- a CDS encoding thioredoxin family protein, whose product MKDFSPGELDSVTNSANSLILFYADWCHYCKSFKPIFENSVKKLSDEKILFGGVKLNEDENPLWDKYGINAVPTLIAFSKNTIKNRRDAKMGVGLTESDLESILSSIGINM is encoded by the coding sequence ATGAAAGACTTTAGCCCGGGCGAACTTGATTCTGTCACAAATAGTGCAAATTCCTTAATTTTGTTTTATGCTGATTGGTGCCATTATTGCAAAAGTTTTAAACCTATATTTGAAAATTCAGTTAAGAAGTTAAGCGATGAAAAAATTCTTTTTGGGGGTGTAAAACTGAACGAGGATGAAAACCCTTTGTGGGATAAATATGGTATCAATGCAGTACCGACTTTAATAGCCTTCTCCAAAAACACAATTAAAAACCGTAGGGATGCCAAAATGGGTGTAGGACTTACCGAAAGCGACTTGGAATCGATTTTGTCTAGTATTGGAATAAACATGTAA